The nucleotide sequence tgacagttaaatgtgatgcgtctccggtctccgtctattcgaacaaaacaaatagagacggcatcacatttaaccctcggttaacactaatcaatggatggtgaaacagccctaggTGTGGACCGCAATGACACGaattcgtgtttcgtagtagcccctacTGCTGTGTCCGAAAAAGGGGTAAACAGGAAGCACTACAGTTGCAAGATAATTTCAAAGGACGACAAATCTTTACAACGAAAATCACAGCAAAAATCACTCTATAATGAATTTTAACAGATCACGAAATTCACTTCCTATCGACGTGTTCTCACAGCAATTACTGAGCAGCAATTATTTTAggctagataaatactcaaagattTTAGAATAcatgatataattttttattaaataatttcttaaaTAACTAGCGCCAATGTGGAGTGTAGGGACTTGGAACTACTTTTACCGCGTCCCGCATCACAACTAACAATCACCACGCGTAacttattttgataatttttgttACTATAGTTTTCAATGACCTTTTAACATAGggtatttaacaaaatattccCAACTTCCAATTCCTATTTTTctatattcaaattatttagtACATTACTATTTTTCGTCAGGCTCACCAACattaagataataaaattatttagtaaaatgtgGCAACCTTAAATTTTAGAAACCATATAAAATTCATAGACAATCTTAAGTTATCTATGGAGACAGaaaaaaaatccttccttactCTAAGTTAGTCTGTAGGCCCTTCCCTTGTTACaaaatttgtgaaaaaaatGGCTGATAATAAGTTATACGAGATTTTGGGTGTTAATAGGAATGCCAGCGATTCTGATATAAAGAGGGTAAGAATAAATTACTATTTTCAGATGTCTCcatagtaaaatttaattaccaCGCACATGCTTTTTTCTCCGGTCGAGGTGTAGCACATTACATCCATTGTTCAGACCTGTCATGCTTACTTCATTTTACAGAGCTACCACAAGTTGGCGAAGGAGTTTCATCCCGACAAGAATCCTGCCGCAGGGGATAAGTTCAAAGAAATCAGCTATGCCTATGAAGTATTGTCGGACCCGAAGAAAAGACAAACTTACGATAGTATGGACTTAAAGGTTTGCAAGAGAAGGTGGGCANNNNNNNNNNNNNNNNNNNNNNNNNNNNNNNNNNNNNNNNNNNNNNNNNNNNNNNNNNNNNNNNNNNNNNNNNNNNNNNNNNNNNNNNNNNNNNNNNNNNNNNNNNNNNNNNNNNNNNNNNNNNNNNNNNNNNNNNNNNNNNNNNNNNNNNNNNNNNNNNNNNNNNNNNNNNNNNNNNNNNNNNNNNNNNNNNNNNNNNNNNNNNNNNNNNNNNNNNNNNNNNNNNNNNNNNNNNNNNNNNNNNNNNNNNNNNNNNNNNNNNNNNNNNNNNNNNNNNNNNNNNNNNNNNNNNNNNNNNNNNNNNNNNNNNNNNNNNNNNNNNNNNNNNNNNNNNNNNNNNNNNNNNNNNNNNNNNNNNNNNNNNNNNNNNNNNNNNNNNNNNNNNNNNNNNNNNNNNNNNNNNNNNNNNNNNNNNNNNNNNNNNNNNNNNNNNNNNNNNNNNNNNNNNNNNNNNNNNNNNNNNNNNNNNNNNNNNNNNNNNNNNNNNNNNNNNNNNNNNNNNNNNNNNNNNNNNNNNNNNNNNNNNNNNNNNNNNNNNNNNNNNNNNNNNNNNNNNNNNNNNNNNNNNNNNNNNNNNNNNNNNNNNNNNNNNNNNNNNNNNNNNNNNNNNNNNNNNNNNNNNNNNNNNNNNNNNNNNNNNNNNNNNNNNNNNNNNNNNNNNNNNNNNNNNNNNNNNNNNNNNNNNNNNNNNNNNNNNNNNNNNNNNNNNNNNNNNNNNNNNNNNNNNNNNNNNNNNNNNNNNNNNNNNNNNNNNNNNNNNNNNNNNNNNNNNNNNNNNNNNNNNNNNNNNNNNNNNNNNNNNNNNNNNNNNNNNNNNNNNNNNNNNNNNNNNNNNNNNNNNNNNNNNNNNNNNNNNNNNNNNNNNNNNNNNNNNNNNNNNNNNNNNNNNNNNNNNNNNNNNNNNNNNNNNNNNNNNNNNNNNNNNNNNNNNNNNNNNNNNNNNNNNNNNNNNNNNNNNNNNNNNNNNNNNNNNNNNNNNNNNNNNNNNNNNNNNNNNNNNNNNNNNNNNNNNNNNNNNNNNNNNNNNNNNNNNNNNNNNNNNNNNNNNNNNNNNNNNNNNNNNNNNNNNNNNNNNNNNNNNNNNNNNNNNNNNNNNNNNNNNNNNNNNNNNNNNNNNNNNNNNNNNNNNNNNNNNNNNNNNNNNNNNNNNNNNNNNNNNNNNNNNNNNNNNNNNNNNNNNNNNNNNNNNNNNNNNNNNNNNNNNNNNNNNNNNNNNNNNNNNNNNNNNNNNNNNNNNNNNNNNNNNNNNNNNNNNNNNNNNNNNNNNNNNNNNNNNNNNNNNNNNNNNNNNNNNNNNNNNNNNNNNNNNNNNNNNNNNNNNNNNNNNNNNNNNNNNNNNNNNNNNNNNNNNNNNNNNNNNNNNNNNNNNNNNNNNNNNNNNNNNNNNNNNNNNNNNNNNNNNNNNNNNNNNNNNNNNNNNNNNNNNNNNNNNNNNNNNNNNNNNNNNNNNNNNNNNNNNNNNNNNNNNNNNNNNNNNNNNNNNNNNNNNNNNNNNNNNNNNNNNNNNNNNNNNNNNNNNNNNNNNNNNNNNNNNNNNNNNNNNNNNNNNNNNNNNNNNNNNNNNNNNNNNNNNNNNNNNNNNNNNNNNNNNNNNNNNNNNNNNNNNNNNNNNNNNNNNNNNNNNNNNNNNNNNNNNNNNNNNNNNNNNNNNNNNNNNNNNNNNNNNNNNNNNNNNNNNNNNNNNNNNNNNNNNNNNNNNNNNNNNNNNNNNNNNNNNNNNNNNNNNNNNNNNNNNNNNNNNNNNNNNNNNNNNNNNNNNNNNNNNNNNNNNNNNNNNNNNNNNNNNNNNNNNNNNNNNNNNNNNNNNNNNNNNNNNNNNNNNNNNNNNNNNNNNNNNNNNNNNNNNNNNNNNNNNNNNNNNNNNNNNNNNNNNNNNNNNNNNNNNNNNNNNNNNNNNNNNNNNNNNNNNNNNNNNNNNNNNNNNNNNNNNNNNNNNNNNNNNNNNNNNNNNNNNNNNNNNNNNNNNNNNNNNNNNNNNNNNNNNNNNNNNNNNNNNNNNNNNNNNNNNNNNNNNNNNNNNNNNNNNNNNNNNNNNNNNNNNNNNNNNNNNNNNNNNNNNNNNNNNNNNNNNNNNNNNNNNNNNNNNNNNNNNNNNNNNNNNNNNNNNNNNNNNNNNNNNNNNNNNNNNNNNNNNNNNNNNNNNNNNNNNNNNNNNNNNNNNNNNNNNNNNNNNNNNNNNNNNNNNNNNNNNNNNNNNNNNNNNNNNNNNNNNNNNNNNNNNNNNNNNNNNNNNNNNNNNNNNNNNNNNNNNNNNNNNNNNNNNNNNNNNNNNNNNNNNNNNNNNNNNNNNNNNNNNNNNNNNNNNNNNNNNNNNNNNNNNNNNNNNNNNNNNNNNNNNNNNNNNNNNNNNNNNNNNNNNNNNNNNNNNNNNNNNNNNNNNNNNNNNNNNNNNNNNNNNNNNNNNNNNNNNNNNNNNNNNNNNNNNNNNNNNNNNNNNNNNNNNNNNNNNNNNNNNNNNNNNNNNNNNNNNNNNNNNNNNNNNNNNNNNNNNNNNNNNNNNNNNNNNNNNNNNNNNNNNNNNNNNNNNNNNNNNNNNNNNNNNNNNNNNNNNNNNNNNNNNNNNNNNNNNNNNNNNNNNNNNNNNNNNNNNNNNNNNNNNNNNNNNNNNNNNNNNNNNNNNNNNNNNNNNNNNNNNNNNNNNNNNNNNNNNNNNNNNNNNNNNNNNNNNNNNNNNNNNNNNNNNNNNNNNNNNNNNNNNNNNNNNNNNNNNNNNNNNNNNNNNNNNNNNNNNNNNNNNNNNNNNNNNNNNNNNNNNNNNNNNNNNNNNNNNNNNNNNNNNNNNNNNNNNNNNNNNNNNNNNNNNNNNNNNNNNNNNNNNNNNNNNNNNNNNNNNNNNNNNNNNNNNNNNNNNNNNNNNNNNNNNNNNNNNNNNNNNNNNNNNNNNNNNNNNNNNNNNNNNNNNNNNNNNNNNNNNNNNNNNNNNNNNNNNNNNNNNNNNNNNNNNNNNNNNNNNNNNNNNNNNNNNNNNNNNNNNNNNNNNNNNNNNNNNNNNNNNNNNNNNNNNNNNNNNNNNNNNNNNNNNNNNNNNNNNNNNNNNNNNNNNNNNNNNNNNNNNNNNNNNNNNNNNNNNNNNNNNNNNNNNNNNNNNNNNNNNNNNNNNNNNNNNNNNNNNNNNNNNNNNNNNNNNNNNNNNNNNNNNNNNNNNNNNNNNNNNNNNNNNNNNNNNNNNNNNNNNNNNNNNNNNNNNNNNNNNNNNNNNNNNNNNNNNNNNNNNNNNNNNNNNNNNNNNNNNNNNNNNNNNNNNNNNNNNNNNNNNNNNNNNNNNNNNNNNNNNNNNNNNNNNNNNNNNNNNNNNNNNNNNNNNNNNNNNNNNNNNNNNNNNNNNNNNNNNNNNNNNNNNNNNNNNNNNNNNNNNNNNNNNNNNNNNNNNNNNNNNNNNNNNNNNNNNNNNNNNNNNNNNNNNNNNNNNNNNNNNNNNNNNNNNNNNNNNNNNNNNNNNNNNNNNNNNNNNNNNNNNNNNNNNNNNNNNNNNNNNNNNNNNNNNNNNNNNNNNNNNNNNNNNNNNNNNNNNNNNNNNNNNNNNNNNNNNNNNNNNNNNNNNNNNNNNNNNNNNNNNNNNNNNNNNNNNNNNNNNNNNNNNNNNNNNNNNNNNNNNNNNNNNNNNNNNNNNNNNNNNNNNNNNNNNNNNNNNNNNNNNNNNNNNNNNNNNNNNNNNNNNNNNNNNNNNNNNNNNNNNNNNNNNNNNNNNNNNNNNNNNNNNNNNNNNNNNNNNNNNNNNNNNNNNNNNNNNNNNNNNNNNNNNNNNNNNNNNNNNNNNNNNNNNNNNNNNNNNNNNNNNNNNNNNNNNNNNNNNNNNNNNNNNNNNNNNNNNNNNNNNNNNNNNNNNNNNNNNNNNNNNNNNNNNNNNNNNNNNNNNNNNNNNNNNNNNNNNNNNNNNNNNNNNNNNNNNNNNNNNNNNNNNNNNNNNNNNNNNNNNNNNNNNNNNNNNNNNNNNNNNNNNNNNNNNNNNNNNNNNNNNNNNNNNNNNNNNNNNNNNNNNNNNNNNNNNNNNNNNNNNNNNNNNNNNNNNNNNNNNNNNNNNNNNNNNNNNNNNNNNNNNNNNNNNNNNNNNNNNNNNNNNNNNNNNNNNNNNNNNNNNNNNNNNNNNNNNNNNNNNNNNNNNNNNNNNNNNNNNNNNNNNNNNNNNNNNNNNNNNNNNNNNNNNNNNNNNNNNNNNNNNNNNNNNNNNNNNNNNNNNNNNNNNNNNNNNNNNNNNNNNNNNNNNNNNNNNNNNNNNNNNNNNNNNNNNNNNNNNNNNNNNNNNNNNNNNNNNNNNNNNNNNNNNNNNNNNNNNNNNNNNNNNNNNNNNNNNNNNNNNNNNNNNNNNNNNNNNNNNNNNNNNNNNNNNNNNNNNNNNNNNNNNNNNNNNNNNNNNNNNNNNNNNNNNNNNNNNNNNNNNNNNNNNNNNNNNNNNNNNNNNNNNNNNNNNNNNNNNNNNNNNNNNNNNNNNNNNNNNNNNNNNNNNNNNNNNNNNNNNNNNNNNNNNNNNNNNNNNNNNNNNNNNNNNNNNNNNNNNNNNNNNNNNNNNNNNNNNNNNNNNNNNNNNNNNNNNNNNNNNNNNNNNNNNNNNNNNNNNNNNNNNNNNNNNNNNNNNNNNNNNNNNNNNNNNNNNNNNNNNNNNNNNNNNNNNNNNNNNNNNNNNNNNNNNNNNNNNNNNNNNNNNNNNNNNNNNNNNNNNNNNNNNNNNNNNNNNNNNNNNNNNNNNNNNNNNNNNNNNNNNNNNNNNNNNNNNNNNNNNNNNNNNNNNNNNNNNNNNNNNNNNNNNNNNNNNNNNNNNNNNNNNNNNNNNNNNNNNNNNNNNNNNNNNNNNNNNNNNNNNNNNNNNNNNNNNNNNNNNNNNNNNNNNNNNNNNNNNNNNNNNNNNNNNNNNNNNNNNNNNNNNNNNNNNNNNNNNNNNNNNNNNNNNNNNNNNNNNNNNNNNNNNNNNNNNNNNNNNNNNNNNNNNNNNNNNNNNNNNNNNNNNNNNNNNNNNNNNNNNNNNNNNNNNNNNNNNNNNNNNNNNNNNNNNNNNNNNNNNNNNNNNNNNNNNNNNNNNNNNNNNNNNNNNNNNNNNNNNNNNNNNNNNNNNNNNNNNNNNNNNNNNNNNNNNNNNNNNNNNNNNNNNNNNNNNNNNNNNNNNNNNNNNNNNNNNNNNNNNNNNNNNNNNNNNNNNNNNNNNNNNNNNNNNNNNNNNNNNNNNNNNNNNNNNNNNNNNNNNNNNNNNNNNNNNNNNNNNNNNNNNNNNNNNNNNNNNNNNNNNNNNNNNNNNNNNNNNNNNNNNNNNNNNNNNNNNNNNNNNNNNNNNNNNNNNNNNNNNNNNNNNNNNNNNNNNNNNNNNNNNNNNNNNNNNNNNNNNNNNNNNNNNNNNNNNNNNNNNNNNNNNNNNNNNNNNNNNNNNNNNNNNNNNNNNNNNNNNNNNNNNNNNNNNNNNNNNNNNNNNNNNNNNNNNNNNNNNNNNNNNNNNNNNNNNNNNNNNNNNNNNNNNNNNNNNNNNNNNNNNNNNNNNNNNNNNNNNNNNNNNNNNNNNNNNNNNNNNNNNNNNNNNNNNNNNNNNNNNNNNNNNNNNNNNNNNNNNNNNNNNNNNNNNNNNNNNNNNNNNNNNNNNNNNNNNNNNNNNNNNNNNNNNNNNNNNNNNNNNNNNNNNNNNNNNNNNNNNNNNNNNNNNNNNNNNNNNNNNNNNNNNNNNNNNNNNNNNNNNNNNNNNNNNNNNNNNNNNNNNNNNNNNNNNNNNNNNNNNNNNNNNNNNNNNNNNNNNNNNNNNNNNNNNNNNNNNNNNNNNNNNNNNNNNNNNNNNNNNNNNNNNNNNNNNNNNNNNNNNNNNNNNNNNNNNNNNNNNNNNNNNNNNNNNNNNNNNNNNNNNNNNNNNNNNNNNNNNNNNNNNNNNNNNNNNNNNNNNNNNNNNNNNNNNNNNNNNNNNNNNNNNNNNNNNNNNNNNNNNNNNNNNNNNNNNNNNNNNNNNNNNNNNNNNNNNNNNNNNNNNNNNNNNNNNNNNNNNNNNNNNNNNNNNNNNNNNNNNNNNNNNNNNNNNNNNNNNNNNNNNNNNNNNNNNNNNNNNNNNNNNNNNNNNNNNNNNNNNNNNNNNNNNNNNNNNNNNNNNNNNNNNNNNNNNNNNNNNNNNNNNNNNNNNNNNNNNNNNNNNNNNNNNNNNNNNNNNNNNNNNNNNNNNNNNNNNNNNNNNNNNNNNNNNNNNNNNNNNNNNNNNNNNNNNNNNNNNNNNNNNNNNNNNNNNNNNNNNNNNNNNNNNNNNNNNNNNNNNNNNNNNNNNNNNNNNNNNNNNNNNNNNNNNNNNNNNNNNNNNNNNNNNNNNNNNNNNNNNNNNNNNNNNNNNNNNNNNNNNNNNNNNNNNNNNNNNNNNNNNNNNNNNNNNNNNNNNNNNNNNNNNNNNNNNNNNNNNNNNNNNNNNNNNNNNNNNNNNNNNNNNNNNNNNNNNNNNNNNNNNNNNNNNNNNNNNNNNNNNNNNNNNNNNNNNNNNNNNNNNNNNNNNNNNNNNNNNNNNNNNNNNNNNNNNNNNNNNNNNNNNNNNNNNNNNNNNNNNNNNNNNNNNNNNNNNNNNNNNNNNNNNNNNNNNNNNNNNNNNNNNNNNNNNNNNNNNNNNNNNNNNNNNNNNNNNNNNNNNNNNNNNNNNNNNNNNNNNNNNNNNNNNNNNNNNNNNNNNNNNNNNNNNNNNNNNNNNNNNNNNNNNNNNNNNNNNNNNNNNNNNNNNNNNNNNNNNNNNNNNNNNNNNNNNNNNNNNNNNNNNNNNNNNNNNNNNNNNNNNNNNNNNNNNNNNNNNNNNNNNNNNNNNNNNNNNNNNNNNNNNNNNNNNNNNNNNNNNNNNNNNNNNNNNNNNNNNNNNNNNNNNNNNNNNNNNNNNNNNNNNNNNNNNNNNNNNNNNNNNNNNNNNNNNNNNNNNNNNNNNNNNNNNNNNNNNNNNNNNNNNNNNNNNNNNNN is from Choristoneura fumiferana chromosome 3, NRCan_CFum_1, whole genome shotgun sequence and encodes:
- the LOC141426096 gene encoding dnaJ homolog subfamily A member 2-like; translation: MADNKLYEILGVNRNASDSDIKRSYHKLAKEFHPDKNPAAGDKFKEISYAYEVLSDPKKRQTYDSMDLKVCKRRQDFGLPKFG